One genomic region from Hirundo rustica isolate bHirRus1 chromosome 5, bHirRus1.pri.v3, whole genome shotgun sequence encodes:
- the AREG gene encoding amphiregulin, with protein MRAVVLMAALAVLAANRAAAGSSPNATEPQRHEEREPGSREGEPVPAPDYEEDEEEYEEAPPVHQYIVDDLIRVEPVVKPKPTKRGGEKNAGKSRRKKNRGKNKKKGTPCEMEYKNFCIHGECIYLEHLQMVTCKCHQDFFGERCGEQFMKTQRKNDVADYSKTVLVVVAVLLSSVSFITVLIIVIVQVRKKCPQYEEKEERKKLRQENRNGHVGV; from the exons CGAACCGTGCGGCCGCCGGGTCTTCGCCCAACGCCACGGAGCCACAGCGGCACGAGGAGCGGGAGCCCGGGAGCCGCGAGGGCGAGCCCGTGCCGGCTCCTGACTacgaggaggatgaggaggagtaCGAAGAGGCGCCGCCCGTCCACCAGTACATCGTGGACGACTTGATCCGAG TTGAACCTGTGGTTAAACCCAAGCCAACAAAGAGGGGGGGAGAGAAGAATGCTGGCAAatcaagaaggaagaagaacagagggaaaaacaagaagaaagggACTCCCTGTGAAATGGAATACAAAAACTTTTGCATCCATGGAGAATGCATATACCTAGAACATCTCCAGATGGTGACCTGCAA GTGTcatcaggatttttttggtgAGCGCTGTGGTGAACAGTTCATGAAGACTCAAAGGAAGAATGATGTGGCAGACTACTCAAAGACTGTGTTGGTAGTGGTGGCTGTCCTGCTCTCAAGCGTCAGCTTCATTACTGTGCTTATCATTGTGATAGTGCA GGTCAGGAAAAAGTGTCCTCAGtatgaagagaaagaagaaaggaaaaaactccgacaagaaaacagaaatggccATGTTGGTGTGTAA